One window of the Streptomyces sp. NBC_00259 genome contains the following:
- a CDS encoding response regulator transcription factor encodes MTIRVIIVDDQAMVRAGFAALLSAQADIDVVGEAPDGRQGVDLAHSAHPDVVLMDVRMPELDGLAAARQILTPPPGIVHVPKVLMLTTFDIDDYVYEALRAGASGFLLKDAPPADLISAVRIVAAGEALLAPSVTRRLIADLVDKRPAPRKDRAALRLGGLTPRETEVLELIARGLSNQEIAEHLVLAEQTVKTHIGRILAKLGLRDRAQAVIFAYESGLVTPGDH; translated from the coding sequence TTGACCATCCGCGTGATCATCGTCGACGACCAGGCCATGGTGCGCGCGGGCTTCGCCGCCTTGCTGTCCGCCCAGGCGGACATCGACGTCGTCGGCGAGGCACCGGACGGACGGCAGGGTGTGGACCTGGCGCACTCGGCTCACCCCGATGTGGTGCTGATGGACGTGCGGATGCCGGAGCTGGACGGGCTGGCGGCGGCCCGGCAGATCCTGACCCCGCCGCCGGGGATCGTCCACGTGCCGAAGGTGCTGATGCTGACGACCTTCGACATCGACGACTACGTGTACGAGGCGCTGCGCGCCGGGGCGTCCGGCTTTCTGCTGAAGGACGCGCCGCCCGCCGATCTGATCTCGGCGGTACGGATCGTGGCCGCGGGCGAGGCCCTGCTCGCGCCCTCCGTGACCCGTCGCCTGATCGCCGACCTCGTCGACAAGCGCCCGGCCCCGCGCAAGGACCGGGCCGCCCTGCGCCTGGGCGGCCTCACCCCGCGCGAGACCGAGGTCCTGGAGCTGATCGCACGCGGCCTGTCCAACCAGGAGATCGCCGAGCATCTCGTCCTCGCCGAGCAGACCGTGAAGACCCACATCGGCCGCATCCTCGCCAAGCTCGGCCTGCGCGACCGCGCGCAAGCGGTGATCTTCGCGTACGAGTCCGGCCTCGTGACCCCTGGAGACCACTAG
- a CDS encoding alpha/beta hydrolase: protein MRRFRRTLVAATLAATVVASTAGWASGTAQTPVTGPPPGTAQWRADRSLGRELPDPASASAAEIAAFFAALTPGQRHALADRHPLVVGNLDGAPVALRYEANARALGAEADGRRILAYDPRGRGQLAEVYGDLGHARHIAVIVPGSDIDAATFDRTAAMARALYEATNKATNGARGVAANGRTAVVAWAGYTTPVGVGIDSATGDLAEAGAERLTRFTRGLAANRAPGAAKPALFCHSYGSVVCGLAAHEAGASDIVAFGSPGMRADSVADLGTDARVWAAKAPDDWISKVPNVEFAGLGHGNDPTAPEFGARHVPADDTDGHTGYFAPGTSSLRAFAAIARGETRGGETR from the coding sequence ATGCGACGGTTCAGGAGGACTCTGGTCGCCGCGACGCTCGCGGCGACCGTTGTCGCGAGTACGGCCGGGTGGGCCTCGGGGACCGCCCAGACGCCCGTCACCGGGCCGCCGCCGGGAACCGCCCAGTGGCGGGCGGACCGCTCGCTCGGGCGCGAACTGCCGGACCCGGCGAGCGCGTCAGCGGCCGAGATCGCCGCGTTCTTCGCCGCGCTGACGCCCGGTCAGCGGCACGCGCTGGCCGACCGTCATCCGCTCGTCGTCGGCAACCTCGACGGCGCCCCGGTCGCCCTGCGGTACGAGGCCAACGCCCGCGCCCTGGGCGCCGAGGCCGACGGCCGGCGGATCCTCGCGTACGACCCGCGCGGCCGGGGCCAGCTCGCCGAGGTGTACGGGGACCTCGGCCACGCCCGGCACATCGCCGTGATCGTGCCCGGCTCGGACATCGACGCCGCGACCTTCGACCGAACGGCCGCGATGGCCCGCGCACTGTACGAGGCCACGAACAAGGCCACGAACGGAGCCAGGGGCGTGGCGGCGAACGGCCGTACCGCCGTGGTCGCGTGGGCCGGCTACACCACGCCCGTCGGCGTCGGCATCGACTCCGCCACCGGCGATCTCGCCGAGGCCGGCGCCGAACGGCTGACCAGGTTCACCCGCGGCCTCGCGGCGAACCGCGCACCCGGCGCGGCGAAGCCCGCCCTGTTCTGCCACAGCTACGGCTCGGTCGTGTGCGGACTCGCCGCGCACGAGGCCGGGGCGTCGGACATCGTCGCGTTCGGCTCGCCCGGAATGCGCGCGGACAGCGTCGCCGACCTGGGGACGGACGCCCGGGTCTGGGCCGCGAAGGCCCCTGACGACTGGATCTCCAAGGTCCCGAACGTCGAGTTCGCCGGACTCGGCCACGGAAACGACCCCACCGCACCCGAGTTCGGCGCGCGGCACGTCCCCGCCGACGACACCGACGGCCACACCGGCTACTTCGCGCCGGGGACCTCGTCACTGCGCGCCTTCGCCGCGATCGCCCGGGGAGAGACCCGAGGGGGAGAGACCCGATGA
- a CDS encoding acyltransferase family protein encodes MKTLAPLPRLAPFVERIESSTPAHRDRAIDGLRALALLAVPTGHWLLGGFTLDADGAVHNASPLSTFASFAPVSWVLQLLGIFFLVGGYASVLSYHRRPGSPADWLRGRVARLGRPVLGVTAVWAALIAVLSAAGVPQDTLRTGATLVVQPLWFVGVYVVVTALTPLCVRAARRMGGWAAAPLLLSVAVVDLLRYGPYAEAVPSWLSVLNILPGWLFAYQLGVSWGEKRIGKRGAVLLLAGGAVLFAVLLVAFHYPASMVGVPGEARTNSHPPSLLVLALASAQSGAAILLRERLGRLLARPALWAPVVVVNLSAMTILCWHQTAMLAAAVPASYAGALPGLTTAPDSLGWVLARLAWMPLFAALLILIGRHARVFESPWRTAGPARRAVAGVLAAGFAAFALGLT; translated from the coding sequence ATGAAGACACTCGCCCCGCTCCCCCGGCTCGCACCCTTCGTCGAGAGGATCGAGTCCTCGACCCCCGCCCACCGCGACCGCGCGATCGACGGGCTGCGCGCCCTCGCGCTGCTCGCCGTGCCGACCGGGCACTGGCTGCTCGGCGGGTTCACCCTCGACGCGGACGGTGCGGTCCACAACGCGAGCCCGCTGTCCACGTTCGCATCCTTCGCCCCGGTCAGCTGGGTGCTGCAACTGCTGGGGATCTTCTTCCTGGTGGGCGGATACGCCTCGGTGCTCTCGTACCACCGCCGCCCCGGCAGCCCCGCCGACTGGCTCCGCGGGCGCGTCGCCCGGCTGGGGCGGCCCGTGCTGGGGGTGACCGCGGTGTGGGCGGCGCTGATCGCCGTCCTCTCCGCCGCGGGGGTGCCGCAGGACACGCTGCGGACGGGGGCCACGCTGGTCGTCCAGCCGCTGTGGTTCGTGGGCGTGTACGTGGTCGTCACCGCCCTGACCCCGCTGTGCGTACGGGCCGCCCGGCGCATGGGCGGCTGGGCCGCGGCGCCGTTGCTGCTGTCCGTCGCCGTCGTCGACCTCCTGCGCTACGGGCCGTACGCGGAGGCCGTGCCGTCCTGGCTGAGCGTGCTCAACATCCTTCCCGGCTGGCTCTTCGCCTACCAACTCGGCGTGTCCTGGGGCGAGAAGCGCATCGGTAAGCGGGGCGCGGTGCTGCTGCTGGCCGGCGGGGCGGTCCTGTTCGCCGTGCTGCTCGTCGCCTTCCACTACCCGGCGTCGATGGTCGGCGTCCCGGGTGAGGCCCGCACCAACTCCCATCCGCCGTCCCTGCTGGTCCTCGCCCTGGCCTCGGCGCAGAGCGGCGCGGCGATCCTGCTGCGCGAGCGGCTCGGGCGGCTGCTGGCACGGCCCGCGCTGTGGGCGCCGGTCGTCGTGGTCAACCTCTCGGCGATGACGATCCTGTGCTGGCACCAGACGGCGATGCTCGCGGCGGCGGTCCCCGCCTCCTACGCGGGCGCGCTCCCGGGCCTGACGACGGCGCCCGACTCGCTCGGGTGGGTCCTGGCCCGACTGGCCTGGATGCCGCTCTTCGCGGCCCTGCTGATCCTGATCGGCCGCCACGCCCGCGTCTTCGAGTCCCCCTGGCGCACGGCGGGACCCGCCCGCCGCGCGGTGGCGGGCGTCCTGGCGGCGGGCTTCGCGGCGTTCGCGCTGGGCCTGACGTGA
- a CDS encoding aldo/keto reductase has translation MTDTMIDRIRLGAQGPEVGVQGLGCMGMSEFYGGTDEAAARDTLEAALAAGVTLFDTADVYGRGANEEFLKPFVTAHRDEITLASKFSIVRTDDPQFRAVRNDPAYIRESVEGSLRRLGVEVIDLYYMHRRDPEVPFADSVGAMAELVAAGKVRHLGLSEVTGPELREAHAVHPIAALQSEWSLFSRSVERSAVGAAAELGVALVPYSPLGRGFLTGAFADAGELSEDDFRRRQPRFTGDNAAVNAALLEPVRKIAAAHGATPAQIALAWVQQRAQVHGLPVVPIPGTRKRSRLEENTGATRITLTEDELALLEPIAGRVVGDRYPEMTSLSDTRE, from the coding sequence ATGACGGACACCATGATCGACCGGATACGACTCGGCGCGCAGGGGCCCGAGGTCGGCGTGCAGGGACTCGGCTGCATGGGCATGAGCGAGTTCTACGGCGGGACGGACGAGGCCGCCGCGCGCGACACGCTCGAAGCGGCCCTGGCCGCGGGGGTGACGCTCTTCGACACGGCCGACGTGTACGGGCGGGGCGCCAACGAGGAGTTCCTGAAGCCGTTCGTGACCGCGCACCGCGACGAGATCACCCTGGCGTCGAAGTTCTCCATCGTCCGGACGGACGATCCGCAGTTCCGCGCCGTCCGCAACGACCCCGCGTACATCCGTGAATCCGTCGAGGGCAGTCTGCGGCGGCTCGGCGTCGAGGTCATCGACCTCTACTACATGCACCGGCGCGACCCGGAGGTGCCGTTCGCCGACTCCGTCGGCGCGATGGCCGAACTGGTCGCGGCGGGCAAGGTCCGCCACCTCGGGCTGAGCGAGGTGACCGGGCCGGAACTGCGCGAGGCGCACGCCGTGCACCCGATCGCCGCGCTGCAGTCGGAGTGGTCGCTGTTCAGCCGTTCCGTGGAGCGGAGCGCGGTGGGTGCCGCGGCGGAGCTGGGCGTGGCGCTGGTGCCGTACTCGCCGCTCGGACGGGGCTTTCTGACCGGCGCCTTCGCCGACGCCGGGGAACTGTCCGAGGATGACTTCCGGCGCCGCCAGCCGCGCTTCACGGGCGACAACGCGGCGGTCAACGCGGCGCTGCTGGAACCGGTGCGGAAGATCGCGGCGGCGCACGGGGCGACGCCGGCGCAGATCGCCCTCGCCTGGGTCCAGCAGCGGGCCCAGGTCCACGGCCTGCCGGTCGTCCCGATCCCCGGCACCCGCAAGCGCTCCCGGCTGGAGGAGAACACCGGCGCGACGCGGATCACGCTGACCGAGGACGAACTGGCCCTGCTGGAGCCGATCGCGGGGCGCGTGGTGGGGGACCGCTACCCGGAGATGACGTCGCTGTCGGACACACGGGAGTAA
- a CDS encoding MerR family transcriptional regulator, whose protein sequence is MTVLETTSATTDICVAAPPAHPRPDGHDHYTISEVVEWTGLSAHTLRWYERIGLMPHIDRSHTGQRRFRNRDLDWLSFVGKLRRTGMPVADMVRYAEMMREGEHTYQQRQDLLEATRRDVRARIAELQDTLAVLDHKIGFYADAQRAPERA, encoded by the coding sequence ATGACGGTGCTGGAAACCACATCCGCGACGACCGACATCTGCGTAGCCGCGCCCCCCGCCCACCCGCGGCCCGACGGACACGACCACTACACGATCAGCGAGGTCGTCGAATGGACCGGGCTGAGCGCGCACACACTGCGCTGGTACGAGCGGATCGGGCTGATGCCGCACATCGACCGCTCGCACACCGGCCAGCGGCGCTTTCGCAACCGCGACCTCGACTGGCTGAGCTTCGTCGGCAAGCTGCGGCGGACCGGGATGCCGGTGGCGGACATGGTCCGCTACGCCGAGATGATGCGCGAGGGCGAGCACACCTACCAGCAGCGGCAGGACCTCCTGGAGGCGACACGGCGCGACGTCCGCGCCAGGATCGCCGAGCTCCAGGACACGCTTGCCGTGCTCGACCACAAGATCGGCTTCTACGCAGACGCCCAGCGGGCGCCGGAGAGGGCCTGA
- a CDS encoding GNAT family N-acetyltransferase, with translation MSRARRARPDDAEELVRLRTVMHESLSGHPACDTGWRPAAAETLRRRLGDPGGDLAAFVVERPGGLAACAVGTIEHRLGGPGNPTGTTGYVFSVATDPDRRRRGHSRSCMEALLDWFRERGVRRVDLRASEEGEPLYASLGFVRTPDPAMRLTL, from the coding sequence ATGAGCCGTGCACGCCGCGCCCGCCCCGACGACGCCGAAGAGCTGGTCCGTCTGCGTACCGTCATGCATGAATCACTGTCAGGTCACCCGGCCTGCGACACCGGCTGGCGGCCCGCCGCGGCCGAGACCCTGCGCCGCCGCCTCGGCGACCCCGGCGGCGATCTCGCCGCGTTCGTGGTCGAACGGCCCGGGGGGCTCGCCGCCTGCGCCGTCGGCACGATCGAGCACCGCCTCGGCGGCCCCGGCAACCCCACCGGTACGACCGGCTACGTCTTCAGCGTAGCCACCGACCCCGACCGGCGTCGCCGCGGCCACTCGCGCTCCTGTATGGAGGCCCTGCTCGACTGGTTCCGCGAGCGCGGCGTTCGCCGGGTCGACCTGCGGGCGTCCGAGGAGGGCGAGCCGCTGTACGCCTCGCTCGGCTTCGTCCGGACCCCCGATCCGGCCATGAGGCTGACCCTTTAG
- a CDS encoding serine hydrolase domain-containing protein, with the protein MQSLAMIENWPVPTAAAAVVLADGTVAGTAGPTGQRFPLASVTKPLAAYAALVAYEEGAVELDEPAGPEGSTVRHLLAHTSGLAFDEHRATAAPGTRRLYSNAGFEVLGDHIAKATDIPFAEYLRQAVLEPLGMTSTTLDGSPAKDGVSTVDDLARFAAEVQAPRLLDARTVLEAMSVVHPGLSGILPGYGHQKPNDWGLGFEIRDGKSPHWTGSTSSPRTFGHFGQSGTFLWVDPDAGAACVALADRAFGPWAVEAWPPFTDAVLAELRGTRR; encoded by the coding sequence ATGCAGAGCCTGGCGATGATCGAGAACTGGCCCGTCCCCACCGCGGCCGCCGCCGTCGTCCTCGCCGACGGCACCGTCGCGGGCACCGCCGGCCCCACCGGGCAGCGCTTCCCGCTGGCCTCGGTCACCAAGCCGCTCGCCGCGTACGCCGCGCTCGTCGCGTACGAGGAGGGCGCCGTCGAGCTGGACGAGCCGGCCGGGCCCGAGGGTTCCACCGTGCGGCATCTGCTCGCGCACACCAGCGGGCTCGCCTTCGACGAGCACCGGGCGACCGCTGCTCCCGGCACCCGCAGGCTGTACTCGAACGCCGGTTTCGAGGTGCTCGGCGACCACATCGCGAAGGCGACCGACATCCCGTTCGCGGAGTATCTGCGCCAGGCCGTGCTGGAGCCGCTGGGCATGACGTCCACGACGCTCGACGGCTCACCGGCGAAGGACGGCGTCTCGACGGTCGACGATCTCGCGCGGTTCGCGGCGGAGGTGCAGGCGCCGCGGCTCCTCGACGCCAGGACCGTCCTGGAGGCGATGTCCGTCGTCCACCCGGGGCTGTCCGGCATCCTGCCCGGCTACGGGCACCAGAAGCCCAACGACTGGGGACTCGGCTTCGAGATCCGCGACGGCAAGTCCCCGCACTGGACGGGCTCCACGTCCTCACCCCGCACCTTCGGGCACTTCGGCCAGTCCGGCACCTTCCTGTGGGTCGACCCGGACGCGGGCGCCGCGTGCGTGGCGCTGGCCGACCGCGCCTTCGGGCCGTGGGCGGTCGAGGCGTGGCCGCCGTTCACCGACGCCGTACTGGCGGAGTTGCGCGGCACGCGCCGGTAG
- a CDS encoding pirin family protein, with protein sequence MISVRRAGGRFRGGDEAAGIESLHAFSFGRFYDPDNLRFGPVIACNEERLAPGAGFDEHPHSHTEIVTWVVEGELTHRDSTGHATVVRPGDVQRLSSAGGVRHSERNDAGVPLTFVQMWLAPKDPGGEPSYDIVRGIADSTPYALPEAGAMLHVRRLAADERTAVPDAPYVYVHVVRGVVRIDGDDLGPGDAARITDADGLELAAAVASEVLMWELPA encoded by the coding sequence GTGATTTCCGTACGGCGCGCCGGAGGGCGCTTCCGCGGTGGGGACGAAGCCGCGGGTATCGAGTCTTTGCACGCGTTCTCGTTCGGGCGGTTCTACGACCCGGACAATCTCCGCTTCGGTCCGGTCATCGCCTGCAACGAGGAGCGCCTCGCCCCCGGCGCCGGGTTCGACGAGCACCCGCACAGCCACACCGAGATCGTGACCTGGGTGGTGGAGGGCGAGTTGACCCACCGGGACTCGACGGGGCACGCCACCGTCGTACGGCCCGGAGACGTGCAGCGGCTCAGCTCGGCCGGCGGTGTGCGGCACAGCGAGCGCAACGACGCCGGTGTTCCCCTGACGTTCGTGCAGATGTGGCTCGCGCCGAAGGACCCGGGCGGGGAGCCGTCGTACGACATCGTGCGCGGCATCGCCGACTCGACGCCGTACGCGCTGCCGGAGGCCGGGGCGATGCTGCACGTACGGCGGCTCGCGGCCGACGAGCGGACCGCGGTCCCGGACGCGCCGTACGTGTACGTGCACGTCGTCCGCGGAGTCGTCCGGATCGACGGCGACGACCTCGGTCCGGGGGACGCGGCCCGCATCACCGACGCCGACGGTCTCGAACTCGCCGCCGCCGTCGCCTCCGAGGTACTGATGTGGGAACTCCCGGCGTGA
- a CDS encoding PucR family transcriptional regulator, translating to MPHPEPALPPNTAHPHSATLKRLEQSSGRLAANAIARMDETLSWYRAMPPENRSWIGLVAQAGIAAFTEWFRHPETPQAISTDVFGTAPRELTRAITLRQTVEMVRTTIEVMEAAIEEVAAPGDESVLREALLVYAREIAFATAQVYAQAAEARGAWDARLESLVVNAVLSGEADEGAVSRAAALGWNSPEHVCVVLGTAPDGDSELTVEAIRRAARHAKLQVLTGVLGDRLVVIAGGSDNPLHVAKALIGPYAAGPVVAGPVVPDLLAATRSAQAAAAGLKACSAWQDAPRPVLADDLLPERAIAGDPSAREQLVEEIYRPLEEAGSALLETLSVYLEQASSLEGAARMLFVHPNTVRYRLRRVTDVTGWSPSDVRSAFTLRIALILGRLVDGDQQL from the coding sequence GTGCCCCATCCCGAACCGGCTCTGCCTCCGAACACCGCCCATCCGCACTCCGCGACCCTGAAGCGCCTGGAGCAGTCGTCCGGCCGCCTCGCCGCGAACGCGATCGCCCGCATGGACGAGACGCTGTCGTGGTACCGGGCGATGCCCCCGGAGAACCGGTCGTGGATCGGCCTGGTCGCCCAGGCCGGTATCGCCGCGTTCACGGAGTGGTTCCGGCACCCCGAGACCCCACAGGCGATCTCGACGGACGTCTTCGGTACGGCTCCGCGCGAGCTGACCCGGGCGATCACGCTGCGCCAGACCGTGGAGATGGTGCGGACGACCATCGAGGTCATGGAGGCCGCGATCGAGGAGGTCGCCGCGCCCGGCGACGAGTCGGTGCTGCGCGAGGCGCTGCTCGTCTACGCGCGGGAGATCGCCTTCGCGACCGCCCAGGTGTACGCGCAGGCCGCCGAGGCCCGTGGCGCCTGGGACGCGCGGCTGGAGTCCCTCGTCGTGAACGCCGTGCTGTCGGGCGAGGCCGACGAGGGAGCCGTCAGCCGGGCCGCGGCGCTGGGCTGGAACTCGCCGGAGCACGTGTGCGTCGTGCTCGGCACCGCGCCCGACGGGGACAGCGAGCTGACGGTCGAGGCGATCCGCCGCGCGGCCCGGCACGCCAAGCTGCAGGTGCTGACGGGAGTGCTCGGCGACCGGCTCGTCGTCATCGCGGGCGGCAGCGACAATCCGCTGCATGTCGCCAAGGCGCTGATCGGCCCGTACGCGGCCGGGCCCGTCGTCGCGGGACCCGTCGTACCGGACCTGCTCGCCGCGACGAGGTCGGCGCAGGCAGCAGCCGCCGGGCTCAAGGCGTGTTCCGCCTGGCAGGACGCGCCGCGCCCGGTGCTGGCCGACGATCTGCTGCCGGAGCGCGCGATCGCGGGAGATCCGTCGGCGCGCGAGCAACTGGTGGAGGAGATCTACAGACCGCTCGAAGAAGCCGGCTCGGCGCTCCTGGAAACGCTGAGTGTGTATCTGGAGCAGGCAAGCAGTCTCGAAGGCGCGGCCCGGATGCTCTTCGTCCACCCCAACACCGTCCGCTACCGGCTCCGACGTGTGACTGACGTCACCGGCTGGTCACCCTCTGATGTCCGCTCCGCGTTCACTCTTCGGATCGCACTCATCCTCGGGCGTCTGGTAGACGGCGATCAGCAACTCTAG
- a CDS encoding ACP S-malonyltransferase gives MLVLVAPGQGAQTPGFLTPWLELPGASDRIAAWSDAIGLDLAHYGTKADADEIRDTSVAQPLLVAAGLLSASALNQEVARRASVEGGGGRRAGEVAPGAVAGHSVGEITAAAFAGVLDDTAALRLVRTRGLAMAEAAAVTETGMSALLGGDPEVSVAHLEKLGLTPANVNGAGQIVAAGTMEQLAALEADKPEGVRKVVALKVAGAFHTHHMAPAVATLDEAAKALAPADPKVPYVSNKDGQTVASGDEVLSRLVGQVANPVRWDLCMETFKALGVTALVEVCPGGTLTGLAKRALPGVATLALKTPEDLDAARALIAEHSA, from the coding sequence GTGCTCGTACTCGTCGCTCCCGGCCAAGGCGCTCAGACGCCCGGCTTCCTGACCCCCTGGCTCGAACTCCCCGGCGCCTCCGACCGCATCGCGGCCTGGTCCGACGCCATCGGGCTCGACCTTGCCCACTACGGCACGAAGGCCGACGCGGACGAGATCCGCGACACGTCCGTGGCGCAGCCGCTGCTCGTCGCGGCCGGTCTGCTGTCGGCGTCCGCTCTGAACCAAGAGGTGGCCCGAAGGGCATCCGTTGAGGGTGGTGGTGGGCGACGGGCGGGCGAGGTCGCGCCCGGCGCCGTGGCCGGTCACAGCGTCGGTGAGATCACGGCCGCCGCGTTCGCGGGTGTCCTCGACGACACCGCCGCGCTGCGTCTCGTACGGACCCGCGGCCTGGCGATGGCCGAGGCCGCCGCGGTCACCGAGACGGGCATGTCCGCACTGCTCGGGGGCGACCCCGAGGTGAGTGTCGCGCATCTGGAGAAGCTCGGGCTGACCCCGGCGAACGTCAACGGCGCGGGCCAGATCGTCGCCGCCGGCACGATGGAGCAGCTCGCCGCGCTGGAGGCGGACAAGCCGGAGGGCGTCCGCAAGGTCGTCGCCCTCAAGGTGGCCGGCGCGTTCCACACGCACCACATGGCGCCCGCCGTCGCCACGCTCGACGAGGCCGCCAAGGCCCTCGCTCCCGCGGACCCGAAAGTGCCCTACGTTTCCAACAAGGACGGGCAGACCGTCGCCTCCGGGGACGAGGTCCTCTCCCGGCTGGTCGGCCAGGTCGCCAACCCGGTCCGCTGGGACCTGTGCATGGAGACCTTCAAGGCGCTCGGTGTGACCGCGCTCGTCGAGGTGTGCCCGGGCGGCACGCTCACCGGTCTCGCCAAGCGCGCCCTGCCGGGCGTCGCGACACTCGCCCTGAAGACCCCCGAAGACCTCGACGCGGCCCGGGCGCTGATCGCCGAGCACTCAGCCTGA
- a CDS encoding ketoacyl-ACP synthase III, producing MSKIKPSQGAPYAQILGVGGYRPIRVVPNEVILEKIDSSDEWIRSRSGIATRHWANDEETVAAMSIEASGKAIADAGIAAEQIGAVVVSTVSHFSQTPAIATEIADKLGTAKAAAFDISAGCAGFGYGLTLAKGMVVEGSAEYVLVIGVERLSDLTDLEDRATAFLFGDGAGAVVVGPAQEPRIGPTVWGSEGDKAATIKQTVPWNEFHVGDVSQLPLDSKGEIKFPAITQEGQAVFRWAVFEMAKVAQQALDAAGITADDLDVFIPHQANMRIIDSMVKTLKLPEHVTVARDVETTGNTSAASIPLAMERLLATGQAKSGDTALVIGFGAGLVYAATVVTLP from the coding sequence ATGTCGAAGATCAAGCCCAGCCAGGGCGCCCCGTACGCACAGATCCTGGGTGTCGGCGGCTACCGCCCCATCCGGGTCGTGCCGAACGAGGTGATCCTCGAGAAGATCGACTCCTCCGACGAGTGGATCCGCTCCCGCTCGGGCATCGCGACCCGGCACTGGGCGAACGACGAGGAAACCGTCGCCGCGATGTCGATCGAGGCCTCCGGCAAGGCGATCGCCGACGCCGGGATCGCCGCCGAGCAGATCGGTGCCGTGGTCGTCTCGACCGTCTCGCACTTCAGCCAGACCCCCGCCATCGCCACCGAGATCGCCGACAAGCTCGGCACCGCCAAGGCCGCGGCCTTCGACATCTCGGCCGGCTGCGCCGGCTTCGGGTACGGCCTCACCCTCGCCAAGGGCATGGTCGTGGAAGGTTCCGCCGAGTACGTCCTGGTGATCGGCGTCGAGCGGCTCAGCGACCTGACCGACCTGGAGGACCGTGCGACGGCCTTCCTGTTCGGCGACGGCGCGGGCGCGGTCGTCGTGGGCCCCGCCCAGGAGCCGAGGATCGGCCCGACCGTCTGGGGCTCCGAGGGCGACAAGGCCGCGACGATCAAGCAGACCGTGCCGTGGAACGAGTTCCACGTCGGCGACGTGTCGCAGCTGCCGCTCGACTCGAAGGGCGAGATCAAGTTCCCCGCGATCACGCAGGAGGGCCAGGCGGTGTTCCGCTGGGCCGTGTTCGAGATGGCGAAGGTCGCCCAGCAGGCGCTGGACGCGGCCGGGATCACCGCGGACGACCTGGACGTCTTCATTCCGCACCAGGCCAACATGCGGATCATCGACTCGATGGTGAAGACTCTCAAACTGCCGGAGCACGTCACGGTCGCCCGTGACGTGGAGACCACCGGCAACACCTCGGCCGCCTCGATTCCGCTCGCGATGGAGCGGCTTCTGGCGACCGGGCAGGCGAAGAGCGGCGACACCGCGCTCGTCATCGGCTTCGGGGCGGGGCTCGTCTACGCCGCGACGGTCGTTACCCTCCCCTAG
- a CDS encoding acyl carrier protein — protein MAATQEEIVEGLAEIVNEIAGIPTEDVQLDKSFTDDLDVDSLSMVEVVVAAEERFDVKIPDEDVKNLKTVGDAAGYILKHQA, from the coding sequence ATGGCCGCCACGCAGGAAGAGATCGTCGAAGGTCTCGCCGAGATCGTCAACGAGATCGCCGGTATCCCGACCGAGGACGTCCAGCTGGACAAGTCCTTCACCGACGACCTGGACGTCGACTCGCTGTCCATGGTCGAGGTCGTCGTCGCCGCCGAAGAGCGCTTCGACGTCAAGATCCCGGACGAGGACGTCAAGAACCTCAAGACGGTCGGCGACGCCGCCGGCTACATCCTGAAGCACCAGGCCTGA